A window of Bactrocera dorsalis isolate Fly_Bdor chromosome 4, ASM2337382v1, whole genome shotgun sequence genomic DNA:
ctcgtatatatacttAAACACATGCAATTATAGTTCATAAAGACGCTGGGATGTGTCACGAATTTGAAACGCAGCATTTTGAATTCATTATAAACGGATTTCCTGACAACCATTCGTCTTAATTACTGACAAtggacatatatacatatgtatatacacgtaCGTAAATGTACTAGGAGAATCATTCaaatttgttataattattGGTTAGATTCATATGTacgaaatgtaaaaaaaaaatcatataaaatatgttaataaaacTATGGTATATGCAAACTTGTGAGATCTATCAATAAATTCTAGACAGAGAGCTTCGGTGGATACTTCAAATTGCAATTCCGTATGGCCTATTGACCTATCTCTCTTAtcaatactaaaaaattaattaaaaaattaattaatttatctattaattaaaatattacttgACAACAAGTTTCAATCGTTCGCGTTTTCACACGTCatgtttgaatatacatacatacatatatatgtaaacatattttaaaactgatGACGCAcatatcatttttaatttaaaaattcacagctaattattttttaaatctagaTCCAATATTTCATATCCATACTTTCGAATACAATGTTCAAAAGAGAGTCTGCAAAAGCTTTCGCAATCGAATATCGCTCTCGCGGCTCTTCAACCCCACTTTTTCGCTATTAGGGGTTGAATTTGATGTAAAATATCTTTCTGCAAATTATATCCGCAGTTCTAAAGTCAACGTCAAGTGAAACAAACAGATTACTTATGAGTGAAAcattttattctatttattaggaaaacaaaaacataccTTCCGGTTCGTGAATATAATTCATAactcaattgaaaataaattacaaaggaAATGTATTGTGTGGCTACATCCAATTTTGTAAGCGAAGCAGTGAAAAGTCGCATATTAAAGTAGAACGCAAACCGTACATATCACCACAACGCAGTGGAACGGCTTTTAACTATTGCACAGTCCATCCAtcttcaatacaatttttttttggaaaattgtcctttttgttatttactttattgttaatgtacaaaaaagttttatatttgtataactaGTCTTGAGGTTTCGTGAATCTTTGAAATTGTAAAAGGTGagataatatacaatatattccaTTTCCGCATAATTTCACTAAAGACTCTTAATTTGTGTATATCCGCTTGTGTGTGAGTGATTATCGTTGTGTGTTTCACATGTTGAAAAAATCGACAGTGGAAATATTTCGTGAttccaatttttgtttttgatccCTTTAAAACATATGAATCTTTAACTAAAAGCCATAAAAATACGTGCTAGCGGCTAGATTGATTTTCCCAGCATCAAAGTGCTAATTTGTAAGTACTTCTAtggtttattttttaacttgaagtttttttatttaaagagcgGTTGCATTCGCCATTACTTTTCTACACAGACGCTTTTACTCTCTTCGAATGTAAATATAAtgcaatatgtacatacatgtgtgcaaataattcgaaatttcgaagaAATACTAGGCACAGCGCCACAGCATATACCTTGTTTTCGTCACGACCTTCATGACTCATCGTTGCTGATAAAAAGAGAATGGGACACATTTGGAACCCGCTTGAGGGGTTTCCCAATGTCTCAGTCGATTGTCATCACAAAACTTGTGAAACTTATGTGCCGAATAATTACCTGCGCACTCCTCTATGGTTGCCTAAACATCAGTGTGTAGTGTTTTAGTTATAGAATAACTAACTCTGTTTctgcaaatttaatttcatatatttctttGCGAAAGTTtggaatataaatattatataatatatatattcatattcatattcacaGACACATATATCTGGGTAAAATAAATCATTGAAAAAGTCTCAATAAATAGCTTACTTAAGTATTTGGTTAAACATTTATTTGGGATAGCTATCATTAGTTGTTTTACACATTTTACATTTCAAtacctaaatacatatatgcatataaatatacactatAAACTTAAgatatcacatacatacagtaAGTGTAGTTGCGGTCACTTTAATGAGCAAGTTACATCTTATGAAAAGAATGCGAAATAAAACATGAGATGCGCCTCTCTCCTTTGACGCATTCATCTAAGCAATGTAAACACCTTACagcgaaaaaaaataactcAAGCCTTATTTCATATTTGTAAAGAACTCACAGTCAATAGCATTTCTTTAGAGGAACGATATTCGTTCTACAAAATGTATTAATACCCTCGAGCTTGAAATCTACATACAATATGTGTGTCCCCTCACATACGGTTTATTTTAGGAGAGAATGTTATGTGCTAGGCGATATTATATTGTAATGCTAAGGAAATGTCGTTAGTAGTAAACGGTAACTCTTTTAGTAAAGGTGCGCACATTTAGTGGTACAagttaatattaaacaaaaatacataaaatgttTTGTCGTCGGTGCTGGATAAACTTTTCATCAAATGAGATGACTGTACAATGTGCAGGACCATGTTCTCGTCTTTTTCACGACAAATGTATTGGGTTATCTTCTTCTACTAGTAAAGAAATGCACGAAAACAAATATCTTGAATGGTATTGTTATGATTGTCGGAAACAATATCgtttacaattatattttgagGTGCGAAAGTCAAATTCCATTCGTATTATAGCAGTAATAATACACACTTcagatatttaaatattaaaacaattttttgctttcacttCAGATTGCCATCTGTGACGATTACAGTTTACCAGTTGATTTTGTTAAGAAACGGCCGTCCAGCTTTGATCCATGCTTAGCAGAAGCTATTCCAACCAATCCAGAACATTGGATTCATCCTAGTCCACACACTGAATTTGTAAgctaacacatacatacttatgaaattttgggattttgtaattattttattaaatatttatgcagatTACGTTAAACGAAAGAAAAGAACCCCAATTTCAAGACTTGGAAGCACTACCACCTCCACCACCATCAGCATCTTTATCAACGTTACCGCCAAACAAGACCACTTTAAATATACTTCCATCTACACATGCTTCGAATAGTATACAGCATTCTATTCAATCCGAACATACTGACCTACAAGCATTAAACAACCACtcttttcaattaaaatcacATAACCAGACAAATCAAACGCAATCGCAACCGCAATTCCTTCTTCAGCCACATCCTCCTCTTCCCACAACAGTAAAGCACGCATCGATTAAACTTATCGAAGGTTACTCAGATCCTAAAGATTCCAAGCGTCACAAGAAACAGAAACAAAAGAGAGTAAAGCGAAGGATAAACAAACATCAACGACCAGCGCATCAGATTATCGCCTCTAAAGATCAAAAAATAACTAAGCGTTCTAATTGCAGTTCAGGTAAGCTCTAGACAATATAATGCAAGTATACGTATATTGATTAAAATTGTGGAATAAATATTTCTCTTCAGATTCATCAGGTCCTAAGTCTTCGGGTGATGAAAATAATGAATCAATAAAAGTTCCTGAACTTAATTCACCTGATAGCATTTCTGACGACCTTGTGCAAGCACTACCTTCGCAATTATATCGAAGCCCTCGTAAATTGGTAGCTGCGCCATCAGATACTAGCAAAAGAAATCCGTCACCATATTACTACTCGGACATATTAAAACCCAAAGATAACGAGATAGCGCCGCCAGATAAggatacaaaaaataaaagccgTCAATCAACAGTGTCTGAACCACCGCATTTGATACACTCATCTATTGATATAGGTTTTTATCGTAAAAGTACAAGTCTTGACATACCAGAGGATAAAGAGCACGATAAAAATCAGATTGAACAAGATGGAAGCTCTGCGAAGCCACTCTTAGTGTCAGACATTGGTTCGATTGAGACACCGAAACGTTACTCATTTACTGAGGAGGGAGTACATATAATTCGTTGTGATTCGCCTACCACTTCAACTTCCGAAGAATCTGATTGTAGTGAATGTCAGAAGCGTAGACAGTGGCATGCAAGGGCTTTGGCTTTAGTTCGAAAAACATGTAACATTCAGCCAATTAACGAAGGTTTGAACACAGGAACTTGTATCCATCAGACTGAAAAATTACAGGTTCTGCCAGTTGCGGAAGACAATTCGTCGATGCCTCCTCATAAACAGTTCGGACCGGCAATTTGCGCCTGTGTTGCACCGACTGTTGGAGACGACATTGACGAATTCTTTCGACCACGTAGTATATTCTATGTCCATCCAAATGGCGTACATGAATGCCCTGACTGCGTACCAgacataaacaatttaaaatcgTCTATTGGAAATGTGTTTGAAGAGAATAGTGAAACTCAATTAAATTGTACAATTGCTGAGGCAGACGACGACGAAATGTCTAGCCGAACACGACAATTGTATGAGACAGCGTTTGATTGTAAAATAGCTAAATCGGACGACGATCTGGACGAGGTTGATCGAGTTACAAACCACTCTGTCTTATTTCAGCCGAACAGTAGTACTGATGCAGTCATAAAGCCTGAGCCTCGCCCTACAAAAACTACACAAGTGAAGTCTCGTCTCGAGGGTAAGaggttaaaaaattcaaagaatcaTGCCATACAAGAGAAAAGCAGCAACTCAGGTGGAAATGCGAGTGGAAATGGTTCGCCACTCTCGGCTTTCCCTCCAGAAGGTGACCCTCCGAAAAATGCTGACTatgaaactcatattttaaaaataacagcaGGCATAGAGAAAGTACTTGTTAGCGATCAAATTGATGGCCAACAAACGGATTTACCATCGACTTCTACATCCCAATTACCTATTCGTGGATACACTCCATCTCCTCCGTCGACTGCTCCATTACCGATTAAATTTCCAGGAAAACATGACCGTTTTCTAATGAATAGTATAAAAAGTGCTCCGAACTTGCCATATTCTAATCCAGCTCATCCACGATTGCGAGACTTACGTCTTCCACTACAGTCTTCTTTGCGTCAACAACATCAACATGCTGTATCTGTGGGTACTAGTAATGAAAATAGCATCACAGATAGCGCATACGTTAATCCACCATCTTCAACTTCAAGAAACATTCATAATATTACACAATCCCACAGTTCAAGAGGTCGGAACAGACCTCGCTCATTTATTATTGAATCGGGACGAGTATTGGAACTAAGAAAAA
This region includes:
- the LOC105230350 gene encoding uncharacterized protein LOC105230350 isoform X1 — its product is MERMWRKVNHSFGGRSSKTATVTQAADTTTSGGGICDGNMGMIAASGNNTGNMPSSTATGRRLAASGLITVGSGPTTATEGKHIPSQYPKSLSQHVLHSHASSDRRRRRRRKSRSRRSGVSCVGGGGGDNMSSSGGFYTIKDSSDATIGSHRHHRQLRLSSSRVMATSAPSGTVMMYPNTSREVDSSQATTGTTTTATTAAISAAPDISLRQRAVAKLRMFNFHLNWDLHMTHCKPCGPRLGGGGSGNIIMRRLCRNRRHEDNELYRSNSFKFERFERKECIDELTDTMKKQIAICDDYSLPVDFVKKRPSSFDPCLAEAIPTNPEHWIHPSPHTEFITLNERKEPQFQDLEALPPPPPSASLSTLPPNKTTLNILPSTHASNSIQHSIQSEHTDLQALNNHSFQLKSHNQTNQTQSQPQFLLQPHPPLPTTVKHASIKLIEGYSDPKDSKRHKKQKQKRVKRRINKHQRPAHQIIASKDQKITKRSNCSSDSSGPKSSGDENNESIKVPELNSPDSISDDLVQALPSQLYRSPRKLVAAPSDTSKRNPSPYYYSDILKPKDNEIAPPDKDTKNKSRQSTVSEPPHLIHSSIDIGFYRKSTSLDIPEDKEHDKNQIEQDGSSAKPLLVSDIGSIETPKRYSFTEEGVHIIRCDSPTTSTSEESDCSECQKRRQWHARALALVRKTCNIQPINEGLNTGTCIHQTEKLQVLPVAEDNSSMPPHKQFGPAICACVAPTVGDDIDEFFRPRSIFYVHPNGVHECPDCVPDINNLKSSIGNVFEENSETQLNCTIAEADDDEMSSRTRQLYETAFDCKIAKSDDDLDEVDRVTNHSVLFQPNSSTDAVIKPEPRPTKTTQVKSRLEGKRLKNSKNHAIQEKSSNSGGNASGNGSPLSAFPPEGDPPKNADYETHILKITAGIEKVLVSDQIDGQQTDLPSTSTSQLPIRGYTPSPPSTAPLPIKFPGKHDRFLMNSIKSAPNLPYSNPAHPRLRDLRLPLQSSLRQQHQHAVSVGTSNENSITDSAYVNPPSSTSRNIHNITQSHSSRGRNRPRSFIIESGRVLELRKSHVSHRHHVGNDGRRPHNYSSTESIATSSSGGSMESLRSSTSEGNRSTSSSESRNSTSLSSHSSESGSSSVALPLRAPIVVHSKLHILSPISDKSSQEPASELSEQNKTQHTSPEEIKQIGQQLQTGSHTSTLNVEITKTLQQTSIDILKKKKMPANKTLLNLTDEIIGSDSGISLHSREDSKLSAGIQNFSLSKLNFPQSDKVNESSTSAAATAAHSCGVPKDLRDLPFDMPKLRRKKALQQEACTSGSATSVDLGELPFDMPKLRRRLRTNQTETGLLCHSTESSGLSQASSSHSMRDENKISLKLDGAIFRQNLTLNFNEPRPTNKFGSLDLRGLSSNNKELNLNIGKGFTSAVDLIDISIPLERQGWYHGAITRIEAENTLRPLNEGSFLVRNCESTKQDYSLSLKGAKGFMHMRIQRNESGQYILGQFSRPFEAVPDMIRHFCLNRLPVRGAEHMCLIEPVIVQLL
- the LOC105230350 gene encoding uncharacterized protein LOC105230350 isoform X2, which produces MFCRRCWINFSSNEMTVQCAGPCSRLFHDKCIGLSSSTSKEMHENKYLEWYCYDCRKQYRLQLYFEIAICDDYSLPVDFVKKRPSSFDPCLAEAIPTNPEHWIHPSPHTEFITLNERKEPQFQDLEALPPPPPSASLSTLPPNKTTLNILPSTHASNSIQHSIQSEHTDLQALNNHSFQLKSHNQTNQTQSQPQFLLQPHPPLPTTVKHASIKLIEGYSDPKDSKRHKKQKQKRVKRRINKHQRPAHQIIASKDQKITKRSNCSSDSSGPKSSGDENNESIKVPELNSPDSISDDLVQALPSQLYRSPRKLVAAPSDTSKRNPSPYYYSDILKPKDNEIAPPDKDTKNKSRQSTVSEPPHLIHSSIDIGFYRKSTSLDIPEDKEHDKNQIEQDGSSAKPLLVSDIGSIETPKRYSFTEEGVHIIRCDSPTTSTSEESDCSECQKRRQWHARALALVRKTCNIQPINEGLNTGTCIHQTEKLQVLPVAEDNSSMPPHKQFGPAICACVAPTVGDDIDEFFRPRSIFYVHPNGVHECPDCVPDINNLKSSIGNVFEENSETQLNCTIAEADDDEMSSRTRQLYETAFDCKIAKSDDDLDEVDRVTNHSVLFQPNSSTDAVIKPEPRPTKTTQVKSRLEGKRLKNSKNHAIQEKSSNSGGNASGNGSPLSAFPPEGDPPKNADYETHILKITAGIEKVLVSDQIDGQQTDLPSTSTSQLPIRGYTPSPPSTAPLPIKFPGKHDRFLMNSIKSAPNLPYSNPAHPRLRDLRLPLQSSLRQQHQHAVSVGTSNENSITDSAYVNPPSSTSRNIHNITQSHSSRGRNRPRSFIIESGRVLELRKSHVSHRHHVGNDGRRPHNYSSTESIATSSSGGSMESLRSSTSEGNRSTSSSESRNSTSLSSHSSESGSSSVALPLRAPIVVHSKLHILSPISDKSSQEPASELSEQNKTQHTSPEEIKQIGQQLQTGSHTSTLNVEITKTLQQTSIDILKKKKMPANKTLLNLTDEIIGSDSGISLHSREDSKLSAGIQNFSLSKLNFPQSDKVNESSTSAAATAAHSCGVPKDLRDLPFDMPKLRRKKALQQEACTSGSATSVDLGELPFDMPKLRRRLRTNQTETGLLCHSTESSGLSQASSSHSMRDENKISLKLDGAIFRQNLTLNFNEPRPTNKFGSLDLRGLSSNNKELNLNIGKGFTSAVDLIDISIPLERQGWYHGAITRIEAENTLRPLNEGSFLVRNCESTKQDYSLSLKGAKGFMHMRIQRNESGQYILGQFSRPFEAVPDMIRHFCLNRLPVRGAEHMCLIEPVIVQLL